In Vicia villosa cultivar HV-30 ecotype Madison, WI linkage group LG7, Vvil1.0, whole genome shotgun sequence, the DNA window TTTaagaattaaaagttaaaaaatttgCAGTGTGATCAGGACAAAGTATGTGACTCCGGGTGCTTTGGTGGGTTGGCCACCAATgcaattgaatatttattacaTTCTGGAGGAGCAATGCGAGAAAAAGATTATCCATACATGAAAAAAAATGCCTCGTGTAAATTTGACAAAACCAAAATTGCAGCTTCTATTTCTAACTTTAGTATGATTTCCACCGATGAAGGCCAAATAACTGCAAATCTAGTTAAAAATGGCCCTCTCTCAGGTAGTTAATTGTTTTTGACAAAAATGATTTTACTATGCCGTATATATTTGTCCGATCATCATTCATTACTTTTTATTTAGATTGAATGAAAATTTTCTAATTTATGTTTTGTTTCGTAAAGTTTCTATCAATGCAGGAATGTTGCAGACATATACTAGCGGTATCTCTTGCCCAAACATATGCGATAAAGACAGTTTAAATCATAACGTTCTCCTAATTGGATTTGAGAAAGATGCATGGATTCTTAAGAACTCATGGGGAACGGATTGGGGTGAGGAAGGATTCTTTCGGCTTTGTCGTGGTAAAAATATATGTGGCATGAATTTTAGGGTAATGTCAGTAGATGCTGCCATTAAGGATACGGGTGATTACAACTCTAATGGCAAAGTAGTTTATTGTCATTCCATCTATTTATTGAtaatttctattatatatattataactcTTTAAATTTATGTTGGTATATTGTAAGTGGATAAACTTTATTGTGTGATCATGAATTATTAATGTTGCATTTTGTTTGGAACTTATGATTGTTTATATACTCTATTGTTACATATTGATATTTGTGCATTTTAAATCCATTTCTTCTATATTATGTGTTTTTATCCATTAATTCCTATATCTCTAATTCGGGTTCCTAACAATTTAGAtcgtttaaataaaattattatggtTCTCCaattagtaattataataatgaaCCAACACACAACACACAAAGCAACACAGGGTCATATCAAATATATGCAACTGTAATTAGATTTACAGTAATTCCAAAAGTCAACCATAAGAAGATTCAAATCCTTTCTTGTTGAATTTTTTATAAATGTACAATATGTTGTAAGCAAAACTACTCAAAGATTTTTTTATGGAAAGACATAGatatattaaaagatattaaAAGAAGGTCAAATTAGTTAAAACTACAGGAAACTCCTCGTTGCGAGGGATAACACCTAACCAAGTACGAGAGTCAACCAACTTCCCAATGCCCACCAAACTAAGAGCATCAGTATCGGCATCCCTTCCTATAAACATAACAGTAGATGAAAAAAGAGAACTACGAAAAGAACGACAATCCATAACGATAGGATCCAGGTCCAGCACTAAAGAGACGCCATTAATACAGTCGACCACGGCTAGCGCATCCGACTGGAGCACCACTTTATCGAGCTCGGGTTCCTTAGCTAGTTGTAGATCCCACCGAATTCCAAGAGCTTCCGCCGTGCCCGGTGCGACAAAACTTGTGATCCTCTGAGTGGCAGCCAGCAGAACTTCTGAATTTGCTGCCCTTATAACACAACCAAGAGAGACAATGCCTCCATCAAAACACCCCGCGTCAGTTTGGATAATCCAGGAATTCCCACACGTCGCTTCCACCTTCGAGGGCATCACTCGATCCGTAGAAACCAACAAGTTGCTGTCTAATTCAATGGAGGAAAGCCACACATCTTTAGCAACCAACATAGGGCAGGGAGCACCCTTATCAAACACCACTGAGTTCCTAGCTTTCCACACCTTCCATAGCCCCATACAAACCACTTGGCATAATTTTACCTCCTTACTGCGAAAAATAGGCAACAGCCAGTCCATGACCTCTTCAACATCCGATATTCTCACACCCAGAGGAGGCGAAAAAAACATTCTTTTGATAAAATCACAGTGAAGAAAAAGGTGGGAAGAAGATTCAGCATCACAATAACACAGAGGGCACGAGGGATTGAGGATGATACCTTTCTTACACACATTACTCCTTAGAGGCATGATGTCTTTCACTAACCTCCACAAAAATTCTTTGACTTTATTGGCAACAGGCGCCTTCCATAACNNNNNNNNNNNNNNNNNNNNNNNNNNNNNNNNNNNNNNNNNNNNNNNNNNNNNNNNNNNNNNNNNNNNNNNNNNNNNNNNNNNNNNNNNNNNNNNNNNNNgagggcaatccttgaattcctcctctactcaccatatgagttctgatgtcgactacgttcaaaggagtagttgcagcaatgataatgtcgtcaggattcttttccaaaccggagtacggatcttgcgcgtacacgggtattccaatcagacgagagtactcctctaacgtaggcatgagctgataatctggaaaggtgaagcagtgatacgttggatcgtaaaactgcaccaaggtgggaaggatcccatccaccatgttggtattgagcaaaggcagaagttttccatacttctccttgaaagcctgggggttgaccaccagttttccgagctttcccagttcctcgacctggggaattttgaaggtgtatttcctagctctctttcttccataatccatggtatagatccttaagtcctttctccgtttctctctttctctgaagttcaaaacgttcgttatttagtttccttgaaaaacgactcgaaaaagactcttttttttgtttttagttgtttattaatgaatgatgcatgaatgcatgaatgcacacacaagagttttaaacaaacatggcgttgaagggtatagtagtcatgaagtcaaaacgcaatccccgccccaatggtaaactaaggttaaggatttttgtacctgtagaacgggttctaggggtctcagagtttttgctcaaccttaaagatacgttgattggtatctataagagagttttctctgagtgtagtatctgcgtgacaattacttccgtaatcaccgctctacgtcctaaaaaaggctttaagtggggttaatgtgtttctaggtcctcctggtacaaatcagtctcggaatgcagtggcgcagttaatcacaaccagccaggcaaatcccaagagtagaattgtgaaccaagattagagggccttcaccgggaagacatcctccatcctatcttatgttgcactcaaatccgggtataggatttctcaccacaagggggaatcaagccctttcccgatacagaataaacaaaataaacaaatatatatgcaacaaacacatgatatgacacagaggttaggcaggacctctcttgtttgagggggaatttggcatccctaattcctcattggggctggaccagcaacatgtcaaccattggtttggatgaaaaaccaaggtttttaacacttatatccccagcagagtcgccattttactgtggtgtcgttttcttttacccccccgtttcacttgggaggacggc includes these proteins:
- the LOC131619529 gene encoding uncharacterized protein LOC131619529, with the translated sequence MPLRSNVCKKGIILNPSCPLCYCDAESSSHLFLHCDFIKRMFFSPPLGVRISDVEEVMDWLLPIFRSKEVKLCQVVCMGLWKVWKARNSVVFDKGAPCPMLVAKDVWLSSIELDSNLLVSTDRVMPSKVEATCGNSWIIQTDAGCFDGGIVSLGCVIRAANSEVLLAATQRITSFVAPGTAEALGIRWDLQLAKEPELDKVVLQSDALAVVDCINGVSLVLDLDPIVMDCRSFRSSLFSSTVMFIGRDADTDALSLVGIGKLVDSRTWLGVIPRNEEFPVVLTNLTFF